Genomic segment of Actinomycetota bacterium:
ATCGAACTCGCCCTGGAACGTCGACAGTCCGGTGAGTGTCGCGCCAGCGAGGACGATCGCGATCGTCCGCGGCACGCGCTCCTTGACCGACGCGCCCGATTCGCGGAACACCAGCCACAAGGCGATCGGCGTGATCGAGGCCCCACCGATCATCATGAGATGCGTCGGCCCCCACATCGTCACGTCGATGCCGTACGCGCGGTGCCACAGCTCGTCGAGCGGAAAGCCGGTCAGCGCACCGAGACCGATCGCCCCCAACGCCAGCGACGACCAGGGAACCCGCAAGGCTCCTACGCGGAGCCGGGTCTCGGCCCGCGTTACGCTCGCGAGCACGATCGCCGCGCCGGCGGCCACCGGGATCAGCAGCAATCCCAGCAGGATCATGTCGTGTGCGGGCGTGAACAGCTCCTTGTCGCGCCCGAGGTCGATGTGCCACGCGACATCCCAGTAGAACCCGATGACGGCGATGCTGAGCGCTCCGAGTCCGATCCCGATCGTCGCCGCCGCCCAGCCCGCGATGCCGGTCACCTTCTCGAGCCGATCGGAGATGCGCGCGAGCACGCTCCGGCCGCCGTTCGGGCGCGCGAGCGCTCCGGTGATCGCGAGAAGCCCGAGCAACGGCACGGCCACGATCGCCCAGTCGTCCAAGCCGGTCCCGGTTACGTGTGCGAGTAGGGGGTTCATCGTTTTCCTCCACGTGATGTGCGAACGAACTCTTCGACGGTTTCGCGTCCCGAGTACTTGGGACGCCAGCCGAGCACCCGCTCGGCTTTCTCACCCGAGACCAGCGGCGGGCGCTGGGCGATGATGACCCAGCCCGGGCCGATGCCCATCGCCGGGCGGTACCGCTCGGCGAGCCGCGTCGCGAACCGCGCGGCGCCGGCCGGAACGGTCACCAGGCGAGCGCCGGCGATCGTCGCCATGTCTCGGTAGGTCAGGGTGTCCGACGGCGAGATGTTGAATGCTCCGGTCGCGTCCGAAAGCGTCGCGAGACGGAACGCCTCGACGACATCGTCGATGTGCACGTACTGCGTCGCGCTCGCGTAGCGCCCGGGTCGGACGCTGAGGCCGCCGGCGAGACGCATCGCGAGCTCGTGGGTGTTCGGTCCGAGGATGATCGAGGGACGGAGCCGGACGACTTGCAGCTGAGGGTGGCTCTTCTCCACGTCGTCGAGCGCGCGCTCGGCCGCACCCTTGGTGCGCGAGTAGGGGAACGTGTCGAGCGGCCGGAGCGGGTCCTCCTCGGTGAGGAGCCGCCCGGCGACCCCGAACCCATACGCGGCGACGGAGGACGCGTGGACCAAACGCTTGCACCCGGCCCGCGCCGCGGCCTCGGCCACGTTGGCCGTCCCGCGCACGTTGACGTCCTCGGCCAGTCGCATATCCCCGAGCACCACGGCGGCGAGATGCACGACCACATCCACACCGTCGAGCCGGTCGGCCAGGGTCGGGTCGCGGATGTCGGCGAGGGCCCAGTCGACCCCGGCGATGTCACCGGAGACGCGGTCGATCGCGACGACCCGGCCGATCGCCGGATCGTCGCGGAGCGCCGGCACGACGGC
This window contains:
- a CDS encoding NAD-dependent epimerase/dehydratase family protein is translated as MAEGTLRVAVTGAAGFLGRAVVPALRDDPAIGRVVAIDRVSGDIAGVDWALADIRDPTLADRLDGVDVVVHLAAVVLGDMRLAEDVNVRGTANVAEAAARAGCKRLVHASSVAAYGFGVAGRLLTEEDPLRPLDTFPYSRTKGAAERALDDVEKSHPQLQVVRLRPSIILGPNTHELAMRLAGGLSVRPGRYASATQYVHIDDVVEAFRLATLSDATGAFNISPSDTLTYRDMATIAGARLVTVPAGAARFATRLAERYRPAMGIGPGWVIIAQRPPLVSGEKAERVLGWRPKYSGRETVEEFVRTSRGGKR